The following coding sequences lie in one Lolium perenne isolate Kyuss_39 chromosome 2, Kyuss_2.0, whole genome shotgun sequence genomic window:
- the LOC127322810 gene encoding acetylserotonin O-methyltransferase 1, translated as MTLKLLVEVSPQELLQSLAELQNHLLGYVKSMSLKCVVDLGIPTAIHRRGGTATLADIATDTKVHPAKLADLQRVMELLSVSGIFSTTASEDGGAVLYGLTTTCRFLVGWRNLSPMVPFLANPLVVSSFFSMPDWLRSEPAPAGAGSLFELAHGCSQWEMGSKDAEFSSALNNSRAADNQLFLEVIIFDKGRIFRGMNSLVDVGAGKGEGTKIIAGAFPRIKCTVMDLPHIVGQDADGTGHDNLQFIAGDMFQSIPSADAVVLKNVLHDWGHDDCVKILQRCKEAIPARNVGGKVIIIDMVRGSANGDRKITEMEAIQNMYMMYTNGVERDESEWKRIFSDAGFSDNYKIMPVLGPYSVIEIYP; from the exons ATGACGCTCAAACTCCTCGTTGAAGTGAGCCCACAGGAGTTGCTTCAATCTCTTGCCGAGCTGCAAAACCACCTTCTCGGTTACGTCAAGTCCATGTCGCTCAAGTGCGTCGTGGATCTGGGCATCCCGACCGCCATCCACCgccgcggcggcaccgccacgctGGCCGACATCGCCACCGACACCAAGGTACATCCGGCCAAACTCGCCGACCTCCAGCGCGTGATGGAACTGCTCAGCGTTTCGGGCATCTTCAGCACCACCGCCTCCGAAGACGGCGGTGCTGTTCTTTACGGGCTAACCACGACGTGCCGCTTCCTCGTCGGCTGGCGCAACTTGTCCCCTATGGTTCCCTTCTTGGCGAACCCTCTGGTAGTTTCGTCCTTCTTCAGCATGCCCGACTGGCTCAGGAGTGAGCCGGCGCCCGCGGGCGCCGGTTCCCTCTTCGAGCTGGCACATGGCTGCTCCCAGTGGGAGATGGGGAGCAAGGACGCCGAATTCAGCAGCGCCCTGAACAACTCCAGGGCTGCTGATAACCAGCTATTCCTCGAGGTCATTATTTTTGACAAGGGCCGCATCTTCCGTGGCATGAACTCGCTCGTCGATGTCGGCGCTGGTAAAGGCGAAGGCACGAAAATCATCGCAGGTGCTTTCCCACGCATCAAGTGCACCGTGATGGACCTTCCTCACATTGTCGGCCAGGACGCCGACGGCACCGGTCATGACAATCTGCAGTTTATCGCCGGTGACATGTTCCAATCTATTCCATCGGCGGATGCTGTCGTTCTCAAG AACGTTTTGCATGATTGGGGACATGACGATTGCGTCAAGATACTTCAACGTTGCAAAGAAGCCATCCCTGCTAGAAATGTTGGAGGGAAGGTGATAATTATAGATATGGTCAGAGGATCAGCTAACGGCGATAGGAAAATCACTGAGATGGAAGCCATACAGAACATGTACATGATGTACACTAATGGGGTGGAACGAGACGAAAGTGAGTGGAAGAGGATTTTTTCTGATGCCGGATTCAGTGATAATTACAAAATCATGCCAGTACTGGGTCCCTATTCAGTAATTGAAATATACCCATGA